In the Arachis ipaensis cultivar K30076 chromosome B10, Araip1.1, whole genome shotgun sequence genome, one interval contains:
- the LOC110268449 gene encoding uncharacterized protein LOC110268449, with amino-acid sequence MACTQNWCTSRHRRTGVGNWQCSFVAATTTTSASRHCSVPPSAVLPSAFSRRDPALFFSVLWVPSRRRPPFLAVTQLCSSPFSGYPQANIVLGSGSLIGRILSLPSTALNVPNNRMHPLSLSSLQEEILRNLRHRLEVPFDGSKTEHQVCG; translated from the exons atggcttgCACTCAGAactggtgtacaag TCGGCACCGCCGCACCGGAGTAGGAAACTGGCAGTGCAGTTTCGTAGCTGCCACCACCACCACAAGCGCATCGCGCCACTGCTCTGTTCCGCCATCCGCGGTTCTGCCGTCCGCCTTTTCTCGCCGTGACCCAGCTCTGTTCTTCTCCGTTCTCTGGGTACCCTCAAGGCGCCGTCCGCCTTTTCTCGCTGTGACCCAGCTCTGTTCTTCTCCGTTCTCTGGGTACCCTCAAG CTAACATTGTACTAGGATCTGGATCACTTATCGGGCGTATTCTATCTTTACCTTCTACTGCTCTAAATGTGCCAAATAATAGGATGCATCCTCTTTCTCTTAGCTCTCTGCAG GAAGAAATACTAAGAAATTTGAGGCACCGGCTTGAAGTGCCCTTTGATGGTTCCAAAACAGAGCACCAAGTATGTGGTTAA
- the LOC107622959 gene encoding RNA-binding protein 39, translated as MEFDEYDYLEKTVEDHDDRDSSKKTKKDSSEKTYRKRDELDDDLDAAAYDGRIKKSRADEENGSKKDRDGRDRERSSRDKDRHRHRSSDREIDGERSSRDRDRDSERSSRDREKEREKSKERDRRERDKEREKRERDREKEKEKEKENYRRQREKKEAAEPEADPERDQRTVFAYQMPLKATERDVYEFFSKAGKVRDVRLIMDRNSRRSKGVGYIEFYDVMSVPMAIALSGQLLLGQPVMVKPSEAEKNLVQSNTTSGAAGVAGPYGAVDRKLYVGNLHFNMTESQLREIFEPFGPVELVQLPLDLETGHCKGFGFVQFAHLEHSKAALSLNGKLEIAGRTIKVSSVTDHVGSQDTTAKSADFDDDEGGLALNAQSRALLMQKLDRSGIAASIGVPPVVNGSAPAHQAVSLPIGNPGIIPAPTLPTQLMTNPVAEPVGTPSECLLLKNMFDPATETEPDFDLDIKEDVEEECSKYGRVKHISVDKNSAGFVYLQFETVEAASAAQRALHLRWFARRLISALFMQPQMYEEKFKGEV; from the exons ATGGAGTTCGACGAGTATGACTACTTGGAGAAGACGGTGGAGGACCATGACGACAGAGATTCGTCTAAGAAGACCAAGAAAGACAGCTCCGAGAAAACCTACCGGAAGCGCGACGAGCTCGACGACGATCTAGACGCTGCCGCCTACGACGGGCGCATCAAGAAGTCCAGGGCCGACGAAGAGAACGGCTCCAAGAAGGATCGGGATGGCCGCGATAGGGAGCGGTCCTCCCGCGACAAGGACCGCCACAGGCACCGCAGCAGCGACAGGGAAATAGACGGTGAGCGGAGCAGCAGAGACAGAGATAGAGACAGTGAGAGGAGCAGCAGGGACAGAGAGAAGGAGAGGGAGAAAAGCAAAGAGAGGGATAGGAGGGAGAGGGacaaagagagggagaagagagaaagggacagagagaaggagaaggagaaggagaagga GAATTACAGGAGACAAAGGGAAAAGAAAGAAGCTGCAGAGCCTGAGGCAGATCCCGAAAGGGATCAGCGAACTGTTTTTGCCTACCAG ATGCCTTTGAAGGCAACAGAGAGGGATGTTTATGAGTTCTTCTCTAAAGCTGGCAAG GTGAGGGATGTTCGTCTTATCATGGATAGGAACTCAAGAAGATCTAAAGGAGTTGG gtatattgaattttatgatgtGATGTCAGTGCCAATGGCAATTGCTCTCTCTGGCCAACTTCTCCTTGGACAGCCTGTGATGGTTAAACCTTCTGAGGCTGAAAAGAACCTTGTTCAATCTAATACTACTAGTGGAGCTGCTGGTGTAGCAGGACCATATGGAGCTGTAGACAGGAAACTGTATGTAGGGAACCTTCACTTCAACATGACCGAGAGTCAACTGAGAGAG ATTTTTGAGCCATTTGGTCCAGTGGAGCTTGTACAATTGCCACTTGATCTGGAAACTGGACATTGCAAGGGTTTTGGGTTTGTTCAA TTTGCTCATCTTGAGCATTCCAAGGCAGCTCTGAGTTTAAATGGAAAACTGGAAATTGCTGGCAGGACTATCAAG GTCTCATCTGTAACTGATCATGTTGGAAGCCAAGATACAACTGCGAAATCTGCAGACTTTGATGATGATGAAGGTGGATTG gCTTTAAACGCTCAATCAAGAGCTTTACTTATGCAGAAGCTGGATCGCTCTGGCATTGCTGCTAG CATTGGCGTTCCACCAGTTGTGAATGGGTCGGCCCCTGCACATCAAGCTGTTAGCTTGCCTATTGGTAATCCAGGCATAATACCAGCACCAACTCTCCCAACACAACTTATGACTAACCCAGTTGCCGAGCCGGTTGGAACCCCCAGCGAGTGTTTACTGTTGAAGAATATGTTTGATCCGGCCACTGAG ACAGAACCAGATTTTGATTTAGACATTAAAGAGGATGTAGAAGAAGAGTGTTCTAAGTATGGGCGGGTGAAGCATATCTCTGTTGACAA AAACAGTGCAGGTTTTGTGTATTTGCAGTTTGAAACAGTGGAAGCAGCAAGTGCCGCTCAACGTGCATTGCACCTGAGGTGGTTTGCACGTAGATTGATTTCAGCTTTGTTCATG CAACCTCAGATGTATGAAGAGAAGTTTAAAGGGGAGGTTTGA